ATATCTTTAGCAAATTCAATACGACGTTCACGAATTGGACCAAGTTCACGTTCTAGGATTTCAAGGAGATAACGCTTGGTCTTAACATCACCAAGACCTCCACGTTGGTAATGCTCTTTCATTTCAGCAATTTCTTGTGCATCCTCTGGGCGACCAAAAACATCTAAGTAATGGAAAACCATATTACCTTCAATCTTACCTGGATCTTCAACACGAATATGATCTGGATCAGTATACATACTCATCACTTTTTTGCGTAAAGTATCCGCATCGTCAGCTAGGTAAATACCATTATTAAGTGATTTCGACATTTTGGCATTACCATCTAAACCTGGCAAACGTCCTGCACCTTCATGCTCAGGATAAATTCCTTCTGGCTCCACTAAAACATCACAATTGTAGGCATGGTTAAAAGAACGAACAATTTCACGTGTTTGTTCAATCATCGGCTTTTGGTCATTCCCTACTGGAACCAAGTTAGCTTTAAATGCTGTAATGTCAGCGGCTTGCGCAACTGGATAAACCAAAAATCCAGTTGGAATACTTTCCCCAAATCCTTTCTGAGCAATTTCTGTTTTGACGGTTGGGTTTCGTTCCAAACGGGCCAAAGAAACCAAATTCATGTAATACATGGAAAGTTCTGCCAATTCTGGTATTTGACTTTGGATGAAAATCGTTGATTTATTAGGATCTAACCCCACTGCAAGATAGTCCAAAGCGACATTCCCAATAGACTCTACTATTGTTTGAGGATCTTTTGCATGGTCAGTTAAGGCTTGTTGATCAGCTAAAAAGACAAACATGTCATATTTATTTTCTTCCTGTAGTAAGACACGATTTTTTAAGCTTCCAACGTAGTGCCCAATATGTAATTTCCCCGTTGGACGATCTCCTGTTAAAATAATGGGTTTATTCATTTGATTCTCCTTTGATATGGTCCTTTCAATTATAGCATTTTTTTAATAAAAAGACAGATAATTTTTTTATTCAAACAATAGACTTGTTACCCCTTTCAACTGTAAATCATTTGTCAACTTACTTTACAAAAAATTGACAAATAAAAATTTGAATATTTACTAATTTTCTAGTAGAATTAGAGTATTACGTATAATAGGAGAAAAACATTGCTAACAGTATCTGATGTTTCACTACGTTTTAGTGATCGCAAACTTTTTGATGATGTCAACATTAAATTTACAGAAGGAAACACCTATGGTTTGATTGGTGCTAATGGTGCTGGAAAATCAACCTTTTTGAAAATTTTAGCTGGTGATATTGAACCAACAACTGGTCATGTCTCTCTCGGACCAGATGAACGTCTTTCAGTTCTTCGTCAAAATCACTTTGACTATGAGGACGAGCGTGTTATTGATGTTGTCATCATGGGAAACGAAAAACTTTACAACATCATGAAAGAAAAAGACGCCATTTATATGAAGGAAGATTTTTCAGATGAAGATGGTGTTCGTGCTGCTGAACTTGAGGGAGAATTTGCTGAACTAGGTGGTTGGGAAGCTGAAAGTGAAGCTTCACAACTCTTACAAAATTTGAATATTCCTGAAGAACTTCATTACCAAAATATGAGCGAACTTGCAAATGGAGACAAAGTGAAAGTACTCCTTGCTAAAGCTCTATTTGGTAAACCGGATGTCCTTCTTTTGGATGAGCCTACCAACGGTCTTGATATTCAATCTATTACCTGGTTAGAAGATTTCTTGATTGATTTTGATAACACAGTTATTGTCGTATCCCATGACCGTCACTTCTTGAACAAAGTATGT
The window above is part of the Streptococcus sp. Marseille-Q6470 genome. Proteins encoded here:
- the trpS gene encoding tryptophan--tRNA ligase, giving the protein MNKPIILTGDRPTGKLHIGHYVGSLKNRVLLQEENKYDMFVFLADQQALTDHAKDPQTIVESIGNVALDYLAVGLDPNKSTIFIQSQIPELAELSMYYMNLVSLARLERNPTVKTEIAQKGFGESIPTGFLVYPVAQAADITAFKANLVPVGNDQKPMIEQTREIVRSFNHAYNCDVLVEPEGIYPEHEGAGRLPGLDGNAKMSKSLNNGIYLADDADTLRKKVMSMYTDPDHIRVEDPGKIEGNMVFHYLDVFGRPEDAQEIAEMKEHYQRGGLGDVKTKRYLLEILERELGPIRERRIEFAKDMGEVYNMLQKGSEKAREVAGQTLSEVKTAMGLNYFH